GCTACCAATTGAGTAATAAAGGTATCATTTGGTTCTGTTTTTCCTTCTCCGATGATCGGGAATGCAGCATTATCCAACACCGCATATCCTTTAGTCACCCAGTACACGAAAGATCCGTAATACGGGAAGGTAAAGTCGTTATCATTCTGAGTACTCTGACCCGCTGTATTTTTATCTTTAAATTCTCTCGGATAAGCCCAGATCAATAAAGGTAGCTTTTCTTTCTTTGCCTTTCTGTCATAGTTTGCTGGCAAGTAAAGAGTTCCTGTCAATGTAACGCCATCATTCCTTTTATATGTAATTACTTCTTTATAAACATCTTTGATGCTTTCAAATGGATTTACAAAATGAGTTACTGCTTCAGCTTTACTAGACTTAATATTCTTTTTGAAGAAGTTTGGATATTGGCTTGAAGATTGTTGCGTCGTTAAGATCTCCCCTTTTGAAGGGTTTAAAATATCTACAATGCTTTCTTTAGCTCCTTTAAGATTGGAAGTATATAATCTTTTTTTCTTTAGTGATTTGATGTCCATTTCATCAATAAACGGGTGCTGCCCATCTTTTGTAAAACCATCTCCCATCAGGTAAGCCTTTCCTCCTTTTAGATCAATAACAGATCTTCCATATTGGTTTTTTACCTTATTAAATTTTCCTGGATCACTATAAACATCCTGAGAATTTCTATCATCAATAACTTTTGAATCACCGTTATTAAGATCAACCAGGAAAGTTTTGGTATTTCTCGTATCATACCATTCTTCTGAAACTAAAGCATAATGGTCATTTGTCCAGTCTACATCTTCAAATCTCTGCTTGGTCTTAAAGAATGATTTCGGAGCTGCAGTAAACGGAGCTTCCCAAGTAAAGATCTCATCTCTGTATTCTGAAGTCTTATACTGATCTCCACCATCAAGAGCTTCCGTAAAGACTAATGTTGCAGGAGTATCGTTTCTCCATGACATTTCTCTCTTCCCGGTTCTTACTGATGAGAAACCTTTAGGCATAATTTCATTCAGCGGAATTTCATTCACAACTTTTACCGCATTCCCTTTGGTATCATATACTGTTGTGGTCATAGGGAACCTGTTTAAAGGAACGATATATGAGAATGGCTTTTTAATAACTGAGGCCATTAGATAATTTCCGTCCGGAGAAAAGCTTAAACCCGTATACATATCCTGGTTCATTACCTTTTTAAGAGTACCATTCAGATCTACGTTACTTACTTCTGAAGTTACCAATGTTTCAAAGTTCTTTTCATCCTGTGGATTCTTTAAAAGATCTTGATACGTTCTGTTCTGAGAGACTTTTCCATCTGCAGTAGAAACAATTGGCCCTGTTGGAAGGTCTTTTCCTGAATCAATTAAAGCAGGTCTGTTCTGAGGAAGTGTTCTGATTAAAAGGCTTTGGGAATCATTATACCAAAGATATGGAGTTCCTAAATTCGCATTCAGAATGTCACTTGTAAGCTTTTTGGCTGTAGCTGTTTCCATATCTATCATCCATAGCTCTACTCCCTTATTGGTGGTATTGGTAAAAGTCAGCTTCTTTTCATCCGGTGAAAACTGAACATGAGCAATTTTTGCTCCTGCAGGCAGATTCTTCACCTGAACTTCATTTTTATCACTGAACTTTCTTACTTTAAGGTTGTTGAAATAGATTACCGTACTTGCTATATTGGTGACTGGGTTTATTCTTAATCCCCCAAGCTTCATTTCTTGCTGATTAAGATCCTCCAAAGTTTTATACGTTGGACGATAGGTAAAAACTACCCAATCTTTTTTGTTGTTCATCAAAACAGCTGGTGGTCTTTCATAATCTGCCAGCTTCAGGATTTCAGCAGAGGGCTTTTGATAAGTAATATTCTCCTGTGCATCATAAAAATTGAGAAATGCCAGAAGGCAAATTGTCAGTTTTATCTTCATATAGATTCATTTTCTACGAATGTAGTGATTTTTAATAGAATTATAGTATAAAAATTCACCTACAATCCCCGATAATAAAGACATTTGCAAAAAATAACTCCAATAAAAAAGAGCATCCGAAGATGCTCTTTTCATTATATATTGTATAATATTTACCAGTCTGAAGCTCTTTTTCTTCTTTCAATTAAATGATCTACAGAAACTTTTCCAGCTCCTAAAACCATCAGAAGAAGATATACAGAAAGATAAATAAGACTCATTTCTCTTTTTTCAAAGGGATCTGCTCCATGAACTACAAATCCTGCAATAACCATTGTAAAGATCAAAACCCCCAAGGAAACTCTTGTAAAAAGTCCTAATATCAGTAGAATGGAACAAACAAACTCAGCAAAAACGGTAAGAATCAGGGTGATCTGTGGCCCCATTCCTAAGAAATCGAAAAATTCGATTTTACCACCAGCTAATAACATTTGGAGCTTTGGATATCCGTGAGAAAGCATTGCAAAACCCACAAATACTCGTACTGCTAATAAAATGATATCTTTCGGTATTGAGCTCGAATTTGAATTATTATAGTTCATTTACTAAAAAATTTAGACTAAGGTAATAAAAATCTTTTAATACAACGGGTTTTACAGCATTTTTAGTCTATCTGTAACCAAAATTCTTAAGGTCTCTGTCATTCTTTCGCCAGTCTTTTTTCACCTTAACAAATAAATTGAGGTGAATCTTTTTGGAAAAGAACTTCTCAAGATCCAATCTTGCTTCTGTACCTACCTTTTTGATAGCCTCTCCTTTATGTCCAATAATAATTCCTTTTTGGGTATCTCTTTCTACATAAATAATAGAATCGATAAAAATAATTCCTTCTTTTTCTTTGAACTGCTCCGTTACTACTTCTACAGAATATGGAATTTCTTTATCATAATTCAGAAGAATTTTCTCACGAATGGCCTCATTTACAAAGAATCTTTCCGGCTTATCTGTATACTGATCCTTATCATAATAAGGTGGGTTCTCAGGCAATAAAGATTTTAATTTAGGTAAAATAACCTCTGTATTAAAAGCATTAAGGGCAGAAATGGGTAGGATTTCCGCTTTTGGAATCCTGTTATGCCAATCTTCAACCAATTTTTCAAGTCCTGCCTGGTCGGTTTGATCTACTTTATTCAATAATAAAAGTACAGGAACAGGGATTTTATTTAATTTATCAATTAAGAACTCTGAAGGTTCTGCTTTATCAGTTACATCAACAATGAACAGGAATACATCAGCATCCTGAAGGGAATCTTTTACAAAATCCATCATCTTTTCCTGCAAACCATATTTTGGATCCAATACTCCCGGAGTATCGGAAAATACAATCTGAAGATCCTCCTCATTATAAATACCAAAAATTCTGTGACGGGTTGTCTGAGCTTTCTGCGTTACAATCGCCAACTTCTCTCCCATTAATTGGTTGAGCAGTGTTGATTTTCCGGCATTGGGCTTTCCAACTATATTTACAAATCCAGCTTTGTGCATAAAAATAATATTACGAACTGCAAAGTTAGTAAAACAAAATTGGTCTTTACCTTTAATCTCAATATTTAACCGAAAAAAGAGAGTTATTCGTCGTTGAAGCATATCTCAAAGAGATTTTTGAAGAAAGTTTGGCCATCAGATTTTTAAACTTTTATATCTGAACCGTAAAGTCCCAAAAGTTTTTTGAACACTTAAGTTCACTTTAGAAAACTTAAAATGATGCTATAAAATAAGGGCACTTAAGTTTTGAAAATCTGAGATTTTCATAGATATGCAACAGAATATCAAAAACTTAATATGATTCTTATTGAATCAAGGTACACATTGATAGACAATCCTCTTTCTTCTTTTATCACAAAAAACTGTAAAATAATTTTGTATTGCATTGCCTAAAACTGATATTTTTGAATATTAGAATTCATCTTTTATGAATATAGACCAGATTCTTGACCAAATTTATATACTTCCGGAAGCTTCTAAAAATAGCTTGAAAGCATATATTACTGAAGTTTCCCACCCTAAAGGGTACTGCCTGATGGAAGCTAACAAGGTCATTCCTTTTGTATATTTTATCCGCAAAGGAATTGCCCGTGCTTACTCTTCCACCTCAGAAAATGATATTACATTCTGGTTTGGAAGTGAAGGTCAGTGTGTTCTTTCTATGAAAAGTTATGTGGAGGACAAACCTGGTTATGAAAGTATTGAATTACTGGAAGATTGCGATCTGTATAGCCTGGAAACAGAGCACCTCAAAAAACTGTTTAATGAGGACATCCATATTGCAAATTGGGGAAGAAAACTCGCTGAAGCGGAAATGATTAAATCTGAAGAATTGATTATTTCAAGACAATTCAAAACCTCTCTTGAGCGATATAAGGACATTATCCAGTATCAACCTGATCTGCTTAAAAGAGTTCAGCTCGGACACATCGCTTCTTATCTTGGGATTACACAGGTCAGCTTGAGCAGAATCCGGGCGGAGATTAAATAATTTATGTGTTTGAGGAGGGAAGCTCGAAGAGGGAGGATAGAAGTTTATGCCAGTCTCTAAAAACTTCTCTGTTTTATTAATTAATCTAAGGTCATTTTAAATTTTGGCTAAAGCCGAAGGAATGGTTATTTATATCGAGAGCGGACTAAAGTCCGCTCCTATTGATATTATGGTGTATGTGATATCAATATTAGTGATTATTTATTGAAATAAAAACAAGCCGCTAACTGCTTTTATCTACAAGCTCTCATTAATTAAGCAACAACCCATTCCAACTGCCATAACTTCCAACCTCCAGTCCCATCTTTCTATCAAAAAAATTATTGATTAAGTAACAGAACATTCCCATTCCAATTACCATAACTTCCCTCTCCCAGCCTCCAGCTTCCCTCTTATATAAAACATCATTTTTTAACAATTGTAAAATGTTTTTTCCTTTCAAATCCTGAAATTTGCAATAGAAAAATTTTAAAAATGAATTGGATAATATTAGTTATCGCAGGATTATTTGAGGTTGCCTTTGCCTCTTGTTTAGGAAAGGCAAAAGAAACATCAGGAACGGAAATGTATCTTTGGTATACCGGCTTTCTGATAACGATGACTATCAGTATGCTTCTTCTGATTAAAGCAACACAAACGTTGCCTATTGGAACGGCTTATGCGGTATGGACAGGAATTGGAGCGGTAGGAACTGCTTTGATGGGAATTATTTCTTTAAAGATCCAGTAAGCTTCTGGAGAGTATTCTTTATTATGACTCTTATTGGTTCCGTTGTAGGATTAAAAGCTGTGTCTTCATCACATTAAGATAAAAATATAAACTTCTATCTATATTTAAAAATGAAACCGCCTTCATAACGAAGACGGTTTTGTTTTTTGATTATATTTCAGAATGCACTGCTTCCTTACTTTATATTTTTATTATTTTTTATAAACTAATGGCAATATTTCATTGCTTCTTAGCCCAAATTTCTTTATTTCTTCTTCAGAAAATTTCTGTGAATAAAAATTGATATCTGTTTCAAATCCTGCATTTTTTAAACGGTCAAAGTAATCCATTCCGTACCAGCGGACATGATCGTACTGGCCGAAATGTTTCTGGCGTTCTTTCGGATCTTTGATGGTAAAATCTTCATAGGTTTTTTCCAGTGAATTTTTCATCGGAACCTGAAGAATTCCCCATCCACCCGGCTTCATTACCCTGTACAGTTCACTCATTGCTTTTGCATCATCTTCAATATGTTCCAGAACATGGTTACAGAAAATGATATCAAAGCTGTCATTCTCGAAAGGTAAATCCAAAATATCAGCCTTCACATCTACAATAGGAGAATATAAATCTGCAGATATATAATTCAGATTGCTCATTCTCTTGAATTTTCTTAAAAATTCCTGTTCGGGAGCAATATGCAGTACTTTATAATTTTTAATAAAAAAATCGGTTTCGTTCTGAAGATACAGCCACATCTGACGGTGTCTTTCCAGACTTAATGTTCCTGGAGAAAGAGCATTTTCCCTTTGTTTTCCATATCCATACGGCAGAAATTTGCGATAAGATCTTCCATCAATAGGGTCATAAAACTCATCTCCTTTGAAAAACTGATAAATAAGCGGTCTTGCCCAGATGCTCATTTTAATAAGCATTGGACGTGGAATTTTATTCAGTAAAAGCTTAGTTATCTTTTTCATTAAAAATCCAGTTGGAAAGGCTTTTCTTCATCGCTTACAATACCCAATGCTTCATATACATAGTCAAATGTAGAAAGCAATACCGGCTTACCGTTGATTACTGCTACATCATGCTCAAAATGTGCAGAAGGCAGGTTATCTAAAGTCGTTACCGTCCATCCATCGTTATGGAATTTCACTTTTTCGGTTCCAAGGTTAATCATCGGTTCAATCGCAATGGCCAAACCATCTTTGATTACTTTTCCGCTTCCCTGTTTTCCATAGTTAGGAACCTGAGGATCTTCGTGCATTTGTCTTCCCAAACCATGCCCTACCAATTCTTTTACTACTCCATATCCTTCTTTTTCACAATGTTTCTGAATCGCATGAGAGATATCTCCGATTCTTTTTCCTCTGATACATTGCTCAATACCTTTATAAAGAGATTCTT
This is a stretch of genomic DNA from Chryseobacterium tructae. It encodes these proteins:
- a CDS encoding alpha/beta hydrolase family protein, giving the protein MKIKLTICLLAFLNFYDAQENITYQKPSAEILKLADYERPPAVLMNNKKDWVVFTYRPTYKTLEDLNQQEMKLGGLRINPVTNIASTVIYFNNLKVRKFSDKNEVQVKNLPAGAKIAHVQFSPDEKKLTFTNTTNKGVELWMIDMETATAKKLTSDILNANLGTPYLWYNDSQSLLIRTLPQNRPALIDSGKDLPTGPIVSTADGKVSQNRTYQDLLKNPQDEKNFETLVTSEVSNVDLNGTLKKVMNQDMYTGLSFSPDGNYLMASVIKKPFSYIVPLNRFPMTTTVYDTKGNAVKVVNEIPLNEIMPKGFSSVRTGKREMSWRNDTPATLVFTEALDGGDQYKTSEYRDEIFTWEAPFTAAPKSFFKTKQRFEDVDWTNDHYALVSEEWYDTRNTKTFLVDLNNGDSKVIDDRNSQDVYSDPGKFNKVKNQYGRSVIDLKGGKAYLMGDGFTKDGQHPFIDEMDIKSLKKKRLYTSNLKGAKESIVDILNPSKGEILTTQQSSSQYPNFFKKNIKSSKAEAVTHFVNPFESIKDVYKEVITYKRNDGVTLTGTLYLPANYDRKAKKEKLPLLIWAYPREFKDKNTAGQSTQNDNDFTFPYYGSFVYWVTKGYAVLDNAAFPIIGEGKTEPNDTFITQLVADADAAINAVDQLGYIDKKKVAVGGHSYGAFMTANLLTHSNLFACGIARSGAYNRTLTPFGFQSEQRNYWDVPEIYNTMSPFMHADKMKTPLLLIHGDADNNPGTFTLQTERYFQALKNLGAPVRMVLLPKESHGYQAKENIFHVLWEQDQFLDKCLKK
- a CDS encoding DoxX family protein, which codes for MNYNNSNSSSIPKDIILLAVRVFVGFAMLSHGYPKLQMLLAGGKIEFFDFLGMGPQITLILTVFAEFVCSILLILGLFTRVSLGVLIFTMVIAGFVVHGADPFEKREMSLIYLSVYLLLMVLGAGKVSVDHLIERRKRASDW
- the era gene encoding GTPase Era; this encodes MHKAGFVNIVGKPNAGKSTLLNQLMGEKLAIVTQKAQTTRHRIFGIYNEEDLQIVFSDTPGVLDPKYGLQEKMMDFVKDSLQDADVFLFIVDVTDKAEPSEFLIDKLNKIPVPVLLLLNKVDQTDQAGLEKLVEDWHNRIPKAEILPISALNAFNTEVILPKLKSLLPENPPYYDKDQYTDKPERFFVNEAIREKILLNYDKEIPYSVEVVTEQFKEKEGIIFIDSIIYVERDTQKGIIIGHKGEAIKKVGTEARLDLEKFFSKKIHLNLFVKVKKDWRKNDRDLKNFGYR
- a CDS encoding Crp/Fnr family transcriptional regulator, producing the protein MNIDQILDQIYILPEASKNSLKAYITEVSHPKGYCLMEANKVIPFVYFIRKGIARAYSSTSENDITFWFGSEGQCVLSMKSYVEDKPGYESIELLEDCDLYSLETEHLKKLFNEDIHIANWGRKLAEAEMIKSEELIISRQFKTSLERYKDIIQYQPDLLKRVQLGHIASYLGITQVSLSRIRAEIK
- a CDS encoding class I SAM-dependent methyltransferase encodes the protein MKKITKLLLNKIPRPMLIKMSIWARPLIYQFFKGDEFYDPIDGRSYRKFLPYGYGKQRENALSPGTLSLERHRQMWLYLQNETDFFIKNYKVLHIAPEQEFLRKFKRMSNLNYISADLYSPIVDVKADILDLPFENDSFDIIFCNHVLEHIEDDAKAMSELYRVMKPGGWGILQVPMKNSLEKTYEDFTIKDPKERQKHFGQYDHVRWYGMDYFDRLKNAGFETDINFYSQKFSEEEIKKFGLRSNEILPLVYKK
- the map gene encoding type I methionyl aminopeptidase → MIQLKTIDELRLMKESARLVSKTLGMLAKEIKPGITTLYLDKLAHDFIKDHGAEPAFLGYGGFPNSLCISPNEQVVHGFPNNEVVKEGDVLSVDCGVILNGFVGDHAYTFEIGEVKPEVKKLLKVAKESLYKGIEQCIRGKRIGDISHAIQKHCEKEGYGVVKELVGHGLGRQMHEDPQVPNYGKQGSGKVIKDGLAIAIEPMINLGTEKVKFHNDGWTVTTLDNLPSAHFEHDVAVINGKPVLLSTFDYVYEALGIVSDEEKPFQLDF